The following DNA comes from Pyxidicoccus trucidator.
TCGCTATCTTCGCTATCTTCGCTGTCAAATGCCGAGGACAAAGGCCACTGGCTTGAGGTGGGGCATTTTCTGGACTTCAAAGGTGGACAAGGTCGTGTTCTGAGCGCTCGGGCCATAAGAGGGGGGGCTCCGAACGACATGGCTCACTCATGGAAACTTCCCTCGAATGAGTTGGCCTTGCGAAGGGCGCTTGATCCTAACCTGATACCCATAAACAACTTCCGAGACTATGTGACGGGATGGCGTTTTTACTCAGGGTTCGACGTAGGTGCGGCCTCGGCCATTCGACGTCCCGTGCTTAGTGAGCCCAACCCCACACTCAAAGAGGATGGAAGCAATCTCTCGGCGGTTCTTTTTTATTTGAAGACAGAACACCCAGAGATATGGGAGGAACTGGAGACGCACCTGCGCTCGGCCATCCCATCGTTCCAGTCACTTACAGTAAAAGCTCGCGGCGGACCGGGAACGGTTATTGGCATCTGGCGAGAAACTGGTGTGAAGGGCGAACTAACGCTCGCGGACTTGTCGGACGGTACGCTCAAGTTCTTGTGCTGGGCGACGCTTTGCCTGTCGCGCAAGGCTTCGCTCATTTGCATCGACGAGCCAGAGTTGGGGCTCCACCCACGCGTGCTGCCCGTGCTTGCCGGGCTACTACGTAAAGCCTCTTCGGAGTCACAACTCCTTGTCTCTACACACTCGCCCTATTTCCTCAGCCAGTTCTCGCTGGAGGAACTCGCGGTGATGAAGAAGGTTGACGGGCGCGCGGTGTTCGCCAGGCCCGCTTCCAACGAGAGCCTGCGGCGCGAAATCGAAGAACTCGGGAGTGGGGAACTGGCCCGGCTCCACATCAGCGACGAGCTCGAGGTCCGTTCGTGAGGATTCTGGTCTACGTGGAGGGCCCTGGGGACCGTGCCTCCCTGGAAAAGCTCTTCCGACCCCTGGTGGAGGAGGGACGCAGGTCGAAGGTCAGCCTCACCCTTCATCCCGCGGGCGGGAAGGACTGGATCCTCCACCAGCTCGGGAGGACGGCCGCCAACCACCTCAAGAGCAACCCGGACGACTACATCTTCGCGCTACCGGACCTCTACCCGATGGCGAAGTACGCCCGTACGCCCGCGGCACACGGCTCATTCGCCGAAATGAAGACGCTCCTGCTGGGGCGCTTCCGTGAAGCCGCGGACAGGTATGACCTGCCCGACGCGGTGCGTTCACACTACCGCGTCCACTGCCTCAAGCACGACCTGGAGGTCCTGTTGCTCGGAGCCCCGGACGTGCTCCGGAGGCGGCTGGGGACGGATGACGGCATCGAGAAGAACTGGCGCAAGCCGCCCGAGGACCAGAATGACCACCAGCCTCCAAAGCGTGTGGTGGAGCAACTGTTCCACAAGTACCGGAAGAAGACCCCCTACACCGAGACCATCGACGCTCCCTGGATTCTCGAACGCGCTTCGGCCGAGGAGCTCTGCCGGGCCTGTCCCCAGAACTTCCGGCCGCTACACAACGAACTGAGCCGGCTGGTGCGTGGGGAACCACCAGAATAGGGCGCTCGGTGTGGGTCTCTCTCGCCTCATAACGCGCCCCCCTTGCCCGGAAGCCCGACTCCCGACATCCTCGGTGCCTGAAGCCTTCCCGTGGGAGCCCCCGCTCCCGGGGCGTTGTGGCCCATGAGACTTCCGGCGGCGAGGGGCGTCATTCCTCGCAGAGAGATTCGCGGCACGATGCCTCGTGAGACCCCGGGGGAGTTCGGATGAAGCAGACGGCCTGGGCAGTGGAGCGCGATGCCGAGCACGGCCGCGAGGTGCTCCTCCTCGTCACGCTGGAGGCGGACGCCGACGCGCCCCGCGCGCCGGTGGCCATCAACCTCGCGCTGGACCGCAGCGCGTCCATGCGCGGCATCCCCCTGCTGTCCGCCGTGCAGGCCGCGCAGACGCTGGTGGAGCGCGCCAGCCCGCGTGACTACCTGGGCCTGCTCACCTTCGACGCCGAGCCCGAGCAGGTGCTCCCCATGCGCGCCATGGAGGCCAACGCGAAGGCCCAGTTCCTCAAGGTGCTGTCGCGGCTGGAGTCCGGCGAGGGCACCGCCCTGCACGAGGCCGTGGAGCGCGCCGCCGAGGCGGGTCGCCGCGTGCTCGTGCCCGGCGCCCGGCCGCAGGTGCTGATGCTCACCGACGGCGAGCCATCCGTGGGCCCGTCGCAGCTGGCCGAGTTCAAGACGCTGGGCGCGCGCGTGGCCGAGTCCGGCGTCATGCTGCACGCGCTCGGCCTGGGCCGGCACTACCTGCCCGACATCCTGGAGGCCCTCACCAGCCCGTCCGGCACCGGCTTCGTCCATGTGGACGACGCCGAAGGTCTACCCATGGCGGTGGGCCAATTGGGCGCGGAGCTGTTCGGCGAGGTGGTGTCCGACGCGCGCGTGTACGTGCTGCCCACGGGCTTCGCCGACCTGCGCTGCCGCCACCGCTACCCCGCGCGCGTCGAGGGCGACGCCATGAGCGCCACCCTGGGCGCGGTGTCCCAGGCCTTCCCCCGCCGCGTCCTCTTCTCCGGCCTGCTGGGTTCGGCGGAGTGGAACATGGGCGTGTCCACGTCCTTCACCGAGAACGGCGACACGCGCCGCATCACCATTCCGGTGACGCGCATCCTCCCGGACAGCGACCAGGGCCGCTACGTGCGCGCCGTATCCGCCGAGCTGGAGCTGGTGGCCGCCGAGTCCGCCGCGTGGAAGGCCCTGGGCCGCCGGCACCAGGACTCCGCCGAGCGCGCGCTGCAGACCGCCGACATCGCCCTCTACAAGCTGGCCCGGCTGGGCGCGCCCGAGGTGCCCGCGCAGCGCCACGTGGAGCGGCTAGCCGACCTGCGCCGCTTCCTGGAGCGCCGCGCCAACCAGCAGCCCGCCGCGCTGGTGATGCGCCGCGCGCACTCCGAGGTCTCCCGCATCACCATGAGCCGCGTGGGCCCCGCCCTGCCCGCGCCGGCGCTGGTGCCCTGGAAGTCCGAGGAGTAGCCGCCGCCCGCCCGCCTGCCCTTCTCCAGGGCGGGGCGGGCCTTCTCCCACCTCCACGTAACCGCCCGTACTCCGGCTCCGTACGGAAGAGCGGGCGGCGGAGCGCCGGGGAATGCCCGCCTGCCCGGATGGTTCATTCACGTTGGAGACCCGTGCCCTTCGCTGGCGGCCCGGCCTCCGGTGGGTTAACGGGAGGCGCATGAGGCGTCAGCAGTCGAAGAGGCTCGGCCAGGTCGGTGTCGTGGGTTTGCTCCTGGTGGCGGCGGTCGCGTGGGCCGAAGTGCCCCCGTCCGCCGTGGGCACCGGAGCGCCCGACGAGGGTGACCCACGCGTGGAGGCGACCCTGCTGGTGGATGCCACCCAGGTGAAGCCGGGCGACGCGTTCCGTGTCGGTGTGCGCTTCCGGATGGACCCGGGTTGGCACATCTACTGGAAGAACCCCGGCGACTCCGGGCTGGAGACGGACGTCACCTGGGACACGCCGGGCTCCACCGTGGGGCCGCTCCAGTGGCCCTACCCGCACACCTTCCGCACGCCGGACGGCTTCATCACCACCCACGGCTATGACGGCGAGGTGCTCCTCTTCGCCCAGGCGCGCGCCGCCGAGGACGCCAAGGGCCAGCTGCAATTGTCCGCCGCCGCCGAGGCGCTGGTGTGCGAGGTGCACTGCATCCCCGCCGAGCTGATGCTGACGCGCAGCGTGCCGGTGGGGCCGGAGACGGTGCGGGCCGCCGAGGCCGTGCGCGCCTTCGACGCGGCCCAGGCGAAGGTGCCCCGCCCGACGGCGGACACCGGCCACACGGTGCAGCTCGCGCTGGACTCGAAGCAGCTCACCGCCGGCCAGGACTTCACCGGCACCGTCACCGTGACGGGCCCCGGTGGCGCGCCGCTGCCCGCGCTGCAGGGGGACTTCTTCACCCCCGACCGCATCTCCGGCGTGGCGAGCGTGGGCCTCACGGCCTCGGGCCCCGGCCGCTTCAAGCTGAAGGGGAAGCTGGAGCCGGACGCGCCGGAGAAGGAGCCGCGCCTCTCCGGCGTGCTGCTCCTGGGCTCGGCGGCGGCGGGCTACCTGCCGCTCGCGGTGGATGTGCCGATGGCGCCCGTGGTGGCTGGCGCGGTGGCCGCGGGGCCCGCGACGGTGAAGCCTCCCTCGGTGAAGGACAGCATCGCCGCCGTGAAGCCGGTGGCGGCCGTGGCTCCGGCGGTGCCCGTCGCGGCGGACTCGTCCGTGGGGCTGGGCCTGGCGCTGCTGTTCGCGTTCCTCGGGGGCGCGCTGCTCAACCTGATGCCGTGCGTGTTCCCCGTGCTGGCGCTGAAGGCGTACGGCTTCACGCGCATGGTGCAGCAGGAGCAGGGCCGCGTGGGCGCGCACACGGCGGCGTACACGGGCGGAATCGTGGGCAGCATGCTGCTGCTGGCGGGCACGGTGCTGGTGCTGCGCGCGGGCGGCTCCAGCGTGGGCTGGGGCTTCCAGTTCCAGGAGCCGCTCTTCGTCGCGGCGGTGAGCGCGATTCTGGTGGCCTTCGCTCTCAACCTCTTCGGCGTCTTCAACGTGGGCCTGGACGGCACGGCGCTGGTGGGCACGGTGGACCGGAGCCACGGGCTGATGCACAGCGCGGGCGAGGGTGTGCTGGCGGTGGTGCTGGCCACGCCCTGCTCGGCGCCGCTGCTGGGCACGGCGGTGGGCTTCGCCTTCGCGGCGGGCCCGCTCACGGTGCTGGCCGTCTTCACCGCGCTGGGCCTGGGGCTCGCGCTGCCCTTCTGCGTGCTGGTGCTGGTGCCGGGGCTGGCGAAGAAGCTGCCCAAGCCGGGCGCGTGGATGGAGCGCTTCAAGCAGGTGCTGGGCTTCGCGCTGCTGGCCACCACGGTGTGGCTGGTGTGGGTGATGGGCGGGCTGGCCGGCGTGGACGGCATGGCGCGGCTGCTCGCCTTCCTCGTCGCGGTGGGGCTGGGCACGTGGCTGTATGGCCAGTCGCAGGCACAGGAGGGCGCGCGCAAGCTGGCCATGGTGGCGGTGGCGGGGCTGGTGCTCGTGACGTCGGGCCTGATGTCGCTGCGCTTCGAGGAGTCGGCCCCGGCGGCGCCGCGCGCCTCCTCGGCGGCTCAGCCATGGGACGCGGCGGCGGTGACGGCGGCGCTGGAGGCCGGGCAGCCGGTGTTCATCGACTTCACGGCGGACTGGTGCCTCACCTGCAAGTTCAACGAGCGCACCGTGCTGGCGCGCGAGGAGGTGCGCGCCGCCTTCTCCGAGCACCATGTCGCCTTCTTCGTGGCCGACTGGACGCGCCGCGACGCGCGCATCACCGCCAAGCTGGCCGAGCATGGCCGCGCGGGCGTGCCCATGTACCTGGTGATGAGCCCCGGCGCTCCGGACAAGGCGGAGGTGCTGCCCGAGCTGCTCACCGCGGAGCTGGTGGTGGACTCGGTGAAGCGCGCGTCGGAGTGCTCCCCGGCGCGAAAGAAGAGTGGCTCGAGCATCGTCTGTGCCGTCGGTTTCCCACGACCCTGAAGAAGCAGTCCAAATCCAGAGGAGGAACGCCATGAAGCAGGTCTTCACCGCACTCGCGCTCGGTACGCTGTTCGTGGGCGCCCCCGCCTTCGCGGACGCCGAGGTGGGCAAGCCCGCGCCGGCCTTCACGCTGAAGGACGAGACGGGCAAGGAGCACTCGCTGGCGCAGTACAAGGGCAAGGTCGTCGTCCTGGAGTGGACCAACCCCGAGTGCCCCTTCGTGCAGCGGCACTACACGGCCGACACCATGGCCACCACGCTGAAGGGCTTCGACGCGAAGAAGGTGGTGTGGCTGGCGGTGGACTCCACGGCGCACAACACGCCGGAGAAGTCCGCGGCCTGGAAGAAGACGGAGGGCTTCACCTATGCCGTGCTCCAGGACGCTCCCGGCACGGTGGGCAAGTCCTACGGCGCGAAGACGACGCCGCACATGTACGTCATCGATGAGCAGGGCGTCGTGCGCTACGCGGGCGCCATCGACGACGACCCGCGCGGCAAGAGCGACAAGAAGGTCAACCACGTGAAGACGGCGGTGGACGCGCTGCTCACCGGCAAGCCGGTACCGGCCGCCACCACCACGCCGTACGGTTGCTCGGTGAAGTACAAGAGCAGCTAGGTTTCACCCCGTATGGGATGATGACCGGAGGCCCTCGTCCCGACGTGGACGGGGGCCTTCTTCTTTCCGAGCGAGGAGCGCCGCATGAGCACGTGGAACATCCGCAAGGCAGGGGTGGAGGACCTCGAAGAGGTCGTCCGGCTTCGGCGTGAGTTGATGCGCATCTTCGGAGGACTGACCGACGCGAACGCGGCGGCCTGGGAAGTGGCCACCCGGCGCTACCTGAGCACGGCCCTGCCCGGGGGACGGTTCCACGTGTGGCTTGCCTTCATGGAGGGCAAGGCCGTGGCGTGCAGCGGGCTGGTCCCCTTCGAGCGGCCGCCCGCGGCGAACCACCTGAGCGGCCTGGAGGGCTATATCCTCAACATGTACACCGCGCCCGCGTGGCGGGGCCGGGGCATCTCTCGCGCGCTGATGAAGGAGTTGATGGCCTTCGCGCGCGAGGCGGGCCTGGCGCGGCTGTGGCTGCATGCCTCGGAGGAGGGCAGGCAGCTCTACGAGAAGCTGGGCTTCGCGCCCAACCCCATCGCGCTGGAGTGGACGCCGGAGGGGGCGTAGCCCCGGGGCTCCCGCTGGACCGTGCCGTGCCATGCGCTCCAGCTCCCGGCTCGACGGTGTGCTCACGGCCCGGCGGGTGCCGTCCTATGCGTGTTGCTCCCGAGGCAGTGCTTTCGGCTGTGGCTTCCCTGCTGACGTGCGCGGCTTCGTAGGGCCTTTCTCGGCGCGTCCGGCCTCGCGGGGAATGGTGAGCAGCGCGCACAGGGCGCCGAGGAAGCACAGCCCCGCGGACACCCAGAGCGCGCGCCGCGTGCCCGCGAGAAAGTCCGCGCCGGAGTCCCCGGCCAGTCCTCCCAGCAGCGGCAGCAACGCCACCGCGAGCAGGCCGGCGATGCGGGCCACCGCGTTGTTCACCCCGGAGGCGATGCCCGCGTGCCGGTCCTCGACCGCGCCGAGCACCACCGCGGTGAGCGGGCCCACGGTGAGCGCCAGTCCCAGGCCCAGCACGATGACTCCGGGCAGCACCGTGCTCACGTAGCCCCCGCCCTCTCGCAGGCGCGTGAGGAGCGCGAGCCCCACGCCCGCCAGCACCGGCCCCACCGTCATCAGCGGACGCGCGCCGAGGCGTCCGGCGAGTCGGCCCACCATGGGTGACAGCGCGAGCAGCAGCAGGGTGATGGGCAGGAGCGCCGCCCCGGCGGCGAGCGCGGAGTACCCGAGCTCCTGCTGCAGCGCGAGCACGACGAGGAAGATGGCTCCGCCCAGCGCGAAGTACACCGCGAGCGTGGTGAGGTTCGCGCCGGAGAAGGTGCGCGAGCGGAACAGCGCGAGCGGCAGCATGGGGTGACGTCCCCGGGCCTCCAGGAAGAGGAAGGCCACGAGCAGCGCGGTGCCGCCCACGGCCGCGAGGATGGCGGAGGGGTTCCACCCATGGGCGGGGCCCTCGATGAGCGCATAGATGACGCCGCCGAGCCCGAGCGCCGCCGTCACCGAGCCGGCGAGGTCCAGCTTCCGAGCATCCCCCGTCGGTGCGTCGTCCGGCACATGGCGAAGCGTCACCCACGCGGCGAGCGCGGCCACGGGCACGTTGAGGAAGAAGACGAGGCGCCAGGAGCCGGCATCCACCAGCCAGCCGCCGAGCAGTGGACCCACGGCGGTGGTGACGCCAGACAGCCCCGCCCAGGCGGACACGGCGCGCTGGCGGTCCTCCTCGGGAAAGGACGTGCGCAGCAGGGCGAGGCTGGCGGGCACCAGCAGCGCGGCGCCCATGCCCTGCGCGGCGCGGAACAAGGCGAGCGTCCAGATGCCCGGCGCCAGGCCACACAGCACGGAGGTGGCCGCGAAGCCCACCAGCCCGAGCAGGAAGACGCGGCGCTGTCCCCACACGTCTCCCAGCGCGCCCCCCGTCAGCACCCAGGCGCCGAGCGTGAGGAGGTACGCGTCCACCGCCCACTGGAGGCCGGACAGGCCCGTCCCCAGCTCACGGCCGATGGCCGGCAGGGCTACGTTGACGGCGGTGCCGTCGAGGAAGGCCATGCCGCTGCCG
Coding sequences within:
- a CDS encoding AAA family ATPase translates to MTRELDGSGQRPEERVILHALTFLRQHQRFLSYDEFLAHHSADEPIAKSLMKAGYLVDFPHVVSPTLAGLVKYGGSEVDAELATFRRLLPFWRDAYQKEATRVWSQSELAAMAGMPLAEAFVSISLLASTLGVIESAGIGRFGAGSYPYRIRRAVLSEEAIEASLAERTEGDEFGPEVRLIDLHVDGYRALDKFQASFGALTVIIGANASGKSSLFDLLAFIAFAAENPLPSEIDPRSVGKSLFHLGSPERLELAMVVDRGSPRLLRYSLQLSGPVGSPKIATESLSSLSSLSNAEDKGHWLEVGHFLDFKGGQGRVLSARAIRGGAPNDMAHSWKLPSNELALRRALDPNLIPINNFRDYVTGWRFYSGFDVGAASAIRRPVLSEPNPTLKEDGSNLSAVLFYLKTEHPEIWEELETHLRSAIPSFQSLTVKARGGPGTVIGIWRETGVKGELTLADLSDGTLKFLCWATLCLSRKASLICIDEPELGLHPRVLPVLAGLLRKASSESQLLVSTHSPYFLSQFSLEELAVMKKVDGRAVFARPASNESLRREIEELGSGELARLHISDELEVRS
- a CDS encoding DUF4276 family protein — its product is MRILVYVEGPGDRASLEKLFRPLVEEGRRSKVSLTLHPAGGKDWILHQLGRTAANHLKSNPDDYIFALPDLYPMAKYARTPAAHGSFAEMKTLLLGRFREAADRYDLPDAVRSHYRVHCLKHDLEVLLLGAPDVLRRRLGTDDGIEKNWRKPPEDQNDHQPPKRVVEQLFHKYRKKTPYTETIDAPWILERASAEELCRACPQNFRPLHNELSRLVRGEPPE
- a CDS encoding vWA domain-containing protein, giving the protein MKQTAWAVERDAEHGREVLLLVTLEADADAPRAPVAINLALDRSASMRGIPLLSAVQAAQTLVERASPRDYLGLLTFDAEPEQVLPMRAMEANAKAQFLKVLSRLESGEGTALHEAVERAAEAGRRVLVPGARPQVLMLTDGEPSVGPSQLAEFKTLGARVAESGVMLHALGLGRHYLPDILEALTSPSGTGFVHVDDAEGLPMAVGQLGAELFGEVVSDARVYVLPTGFADLRCRHRYPARVEGDAMSATLGAVSQAFPRRVLFSGLLGSAEWNMGVSTSFTENGDTRRITIPVTRILPDSDQGRYVRAVSAELELVAAESAAWKALGRRHQDSAERALQTADIALYKLARLGAPEVPAQRHVERLADLRRFLERRANQQPAALVMRRAHSEVSRITMSRVGPALPAPALVPWKSEE
- a CDS encoding protein-disulfide reductase DsbD family protein, whose product is MRRQQSKRLGQVGVVGLLLVAAVAWAEVPPSAVGTGAPDEGDPRVEATLLVDATQVKPGDAFRVGVRFRMDPGWHIYWKNPGDSGLETDVTWDTPGSTVGPLQWPYPHTFRTPDGFITTHGYDGEVLLFAQARAAEDAKGQLQLSAAAEALVCEVHCIPAELMLTRSVPVGPETVRAAEAVRAFDAAQAKVPRPTADTGHTVQLALDSKQLTAGQDFTGTVTVTGPGGAPLPALQGDFFTPDRISGVASVGLTASGPGRFKLKGKLEPDAPEKEPRLSGVLLLGSAAAGYLPLAVDVPMAPVVAGAVAAGPATVKPPSVKDSIAAVKPVAAVAPAVPVAADSSVGLGLALLFAFLGGALLNLMPCVFPVLALKAYGFTRMVQQEQGRVGAHTAAYTGGIVGSMLLLAGTVLVLRAGGSSVGWGFQFQEPLFVAAVSAILVAFALNLFGVFNVGLDGTALVGTVDRSHGLMHSAGEGVLAVVLATPCSAPLLGTAVGFAFAAGPLTVLAVFTALGLGLALPFCVLVLVPGLAKKLPKPGAWMERFKQVLGFALLATTVWLVWVMGGLAGVDGMARLLAFLVAVGLGTWLYGQSQAQEGARKLAMVAVAGLVLVTSGLMSLRFEESAPAAPRASSAAQPWDAAAVTAALEAGQPVFIDFTADWCLTCKFNERTVLAREEVRAAFSEHHVAFFVADWTRRDARITAKLAEHGRAGVPMYLVMSPGAPDKAEVLPELLTAELVVDSVKRASECSPARKKSGSSIVCAVGFPRP
- a CDS encoding thioredoxin family protein, whose amino-acid sequence is MKQVFTALALGTLFVGAPAFADAEVGKPAPAFTLKDETGKEHSLAQYKGKVVVLEWTNPECPFVQRHYTADTMATTLKGFDAKKVVWLAVDSTAHNTPEKSAAWKKTEGFTYAVLQDAPGTVGKSYGAKTTPHMYVIDEQGVVRYAGAIDDDPRGKSDKKVNHVKTAVDALLTGKPVPAATTTPYGCSVKYKSS
- a CDS encoding GNAT family N-acetyltransferase yields the protein MSTWNIRKAGVEDLEEVVRLRRELMRIFGGLTDANAAAWEVATRRYLSTALPGGRFHVWLAFMEGKAVACSGLVPFERPPAANHLSGLEGYILNMYTAPAWRGRGISRALMKELMAFAREAGLARLWLHASEEGRQLYEKLGFAPNPIALEWTPEGA
- a CDS encoding MFS transporter yields the protein MPPATPAPPSSVAYASPRGRGVLLASILGSGMAFLDGTAVNVALPAIGRELGTGLSGLQWAVDAYLLTLGAWVLTGGALGDVWGQRRVFLLGLVGFAATSVLCGLAPGIWTLALFRAAQGMGAALLVPASLALLRTSFPEEDRQRAVSAWAGLSGVTTAVGPLLGGWLVDAGSWRLVFFLNVPVAALAAWVTLRHVPDDAPTGDARKLDLAGSVTAALGLGGVIYALIEGPAHGWNPSAILAAVGGTALLVAFLFLEARGRHPMLPLALFRSRTFSGANLTTLAVYFALGGAIFLVVLALQQELGYSALAAGAALLPITLLLLALSPMVGRLAGRLGARPLMTVGPVLAGVGLALLTRLREGGGYVSTVLPGVIVLGLGLALTVGPLTAVVLGAVEDRHAGIASGVNNAVARIAGLLAVALLPLLGGLAGDSGADFLAGTRRALWVSAGLCFLGALCALLTIPREAGRAEKGPTKPRTSAGKPQPKALPREQHA